A region of Micropterus dolomieu isolate WLL.071019.BEF.003 ecotype Adirondacks linkage group LG01, ASM2129224v1, whole genome shotgun sequence DNA encodes the following proteins:
- the fam168b gene encoding myelin-associated neurite-outgrowth inhibitor isoform X1: MNPVYNPASTGVPFTNTKGMGYPGNYAGFPVGYATAAPTYTPNVYAGANPAFPSGYAPGTPFKMSCSPNTGTVPPYSSSPNPYAAAVYPVRSTYPQQNPYAQALIPSQQQGTYYTQPLYAAPPHVIHHTTVVQPNGMPAAMYAPPIHPPRHNGVTMGMVAGTTMAMSAGTLLTSPSPASVAPHQVTMPTYRPPGTPSYSYVPSQW; encoded by the exons ATGAATCCAGTGTACAACCCTGCGTCAACAGGGGTCCCCTTTACCAATACTAAGGGTATGGGCTACCCAGGTAATTATG CTGGATTCCCTGTTGGCTATGCGACAGCTGCTCCAACATACACTCCCAATGTCTATGCAGGAGCAAACCCAGCCTTCCCCAGCG GCTATGCTCCAGGCACTCCTTTCAAAATGTCCTGCTCTCCCAACACAGGGACTGTCCCGCCATACTCCTCCTCACCCAACCCCTATGCTGCTGCTGTGTACCCAGTCAGGAGCACCTACCCCCAGCAGAACCCGTATGCGCAG GCCCTAATACCTTCACAACAACAAGGCACTTACTACACACAGCCACTGTACGCTGCACCGCCACATGTCATCCATCACACGACAGTGGTCCAGCCAAATGGGATGCCTGCGGCCATGTATGCCCcgcccatccatcctccccgcCACAACGGCGTCACCATGGGGATGGTAGCCGGCACCACTATGGCCATGTCAGCTG GAACCTTGCTGACATCTCCATCACCAGCGTCTGTTGCCCCCCACCAAGTCACGATGCCCACGTATCGGCCCCCTGGCACACCCAGCTACAGCTATGTGCCCTCACAGTGGTGA
- the fam168b gene encoding myelin-associated neurite-outgrowth inhibitor isoform X2 translates to MNPVYNPASTGVPFTNTKGMGYPAGFPVGYATAAPTYTPNVYAGANPAFPSGYAPGTPFKMSCSPNTGTVPPYSSSPNPYAAAVYPVRSTYPQQNPYAQALIPSQQQGTYYTQPLYAAPPHVIHHTTVVQPNGMPAAMYAPPIHPPRHNGVTMGMVAGTTMAMSAGTLLTSPSPASVAPHQVTMPTYRPPGTPSYSYVPSQW, encoded by the exons ATGAATCCAGTGTACAACCCTGCGTCAACAGGGGTCCCCTTTACCAATACTAAGGGTATGGGCTACCCAG CTGGATTCCCTGTTGGCTATGCGACAGCTGCTCCAACATACACTCCCAATGTCTATGCAGGAGCAAACCCAGCCTTCCCCAGCG GCTATGCTCCAGGCACTCCTTTCAAAATGTCCTGCTCTCCCAACACAGGGACTGTCCCGCCATACTCCTCCTCACCCAACCCCTATGCTGCTGCTGTGTACCCAGTCAGGAGCACCTACCCCCAGCAGAACCCGTATGCGCAG GCCCTAATACCTTCACAACAACAAGGCACTTACTACACACAGCCACTGTACGCTGCACCGCCACATGTCATCCATCACACGACAGTGGTCCAGCCAAATGGGATGCCTGCGGCCATGTATGCCCcgcccatccatcctccccgcCACAACGGCGTCACCATGGGGATGGTAGCCGGCACCACTATGGCCATGTCAGCTG GAACCTTGCTGACATCTCCATCACCAGCGTCTGTTGCCCCCCACCAAGTCACGATGCCCACGTATCGGCCCCCTGGCACACCCAGCTACAGCTATGTGCCCTCACAGTGGTGA